DNA from Demetria terragena DSM 11295:
GCTTCATCCGGTTGCTGATGGCGCCGGCGCGGGTCGGGGGCCGGGCCTACGTCCGGGTCATGTCGGTCGGCATGTCGGCGGTGACCAGCGCGATGACCAAGATTCTGGGTGCCCAGCTCCTGCAGGACGCCCAGACCTTCGTCGCCGCGCTCGACACGATGTTTGGCGGGTTCCGCGAGCGCGCCGACCACACCTATGCGCTCCTCAAGGACCCCGGGACCGCCTTCGTCGTGGTCGCCACCCCCGACCGGGACGCGCTGCGCGAGGCGTCCTACTTCATCGAGCGCCTCGCCGAGGAGGACATGCCCCTGGCCGGCCTGGTGGCTAACCGGGTGCAGATGACTTATGTGCCATCGCTGTCCGGCTCGCGGGCCATCCTCGCCGCTGAGTCGCTGGAAGGATCCGAAGACAACGGATCTGGCACCTGGAGCGCAGCTGACACCGCCAGCCTGTTGCGCTTGCACGCCAACCTCGATGACCTCGGACGCCGCCATGCGGCGGCAATCGGCCGATTCATCGCAGCCCACCCGACTATCCCGCTGGTTCAGGTGCCGACGGGCGCTCACGACATCAACGACGTCGACGAGTTACGAGAGATCGGCGGCTACCTCACCGGAGACTAGGGAGGATCAACGCTCCTTGGCTTCGGCCAGTTCGTCGGCGCGCGCGGCCTTGAACAGGCTGGCCCACGACGGGACATCCGGGCGGCGCCGCAGCAGGGCGCGGCGTTCACGCTCAGTCATGCCGCCCCACACGCCGTATTCGGTGCGGTTGTCGAGTGCGTCCGCGAGGCACTCGGCGACCACCGGGCACCGTTGACAAATGACCTTCGCAGATTGCTGCGCCGCTCCTTTGGCGAATAACTCATCGGGCGCTCCGTTTCGGCATACGGCCCGAGCCGTCCAATTCGCGTCCCACACCTTGGGGTCTGGCAGCACTGCTGTCATCGTCTTGGTCCTCCTGTCATGTCATCCGGACGGGCATCCGGATGCCTCCCCCACGGGAGAGGTCCCGAGGTGACTCTACGAAGGTGTGGCCCAGATCACCAACCCTTGGAGGGGTGCACAAGGTCATTTGTTATGAACTAGTTGCCTTCCTCACCCCCAAAAGGGTCTGAGATGTGTATTCGGCGGTCGAAGATGTGCTTCCGGCGCGCCTAGATCTGTGTCCAGGGAGTCGCCAGGGTCGCGGGTTACGCTGGAGCTATGCCGTCAGAATCGCGTGTCGCCAAGGTGCTCAGCCTGCTTGGAGCCTTCGTCGCGACCTCCGTGGTCCTCGGTCTCTTGGGTGCTGGCCTCGTTTTGCCTGCTGTCGGCGCCACGGGCCAGGCGACCAAAGAGGGCGTCTCGATGTTCAAGAACTTGCCGGGCGAGTTGGAGGTCAACCCCCTCAACCAGCAGTCCCGCATCCTTGCCATCGACGGCAGCACCATCGCGACGCCGTACGACGAAAACCGCATCGTGGTTCCGATGTCGAAGATCGCGCCCGTGATGCGCCAGGCGCAGGTGGCTATCGAAGACCACCGGTTCTATGAGCACGGCGGCGTGGACCCCGAGGGGATCATGCGGGCGTTTGCCTCTAACGCGGTGAGCGATTCGACCCAGGGCGCCTCCACGCTCACGCAGCAGTACGTCAAGGTGGTCCTGCAGGACCAGGCGCTCAAGCGTGGCGACAAGGACGCAGCCGCCGATGCCGTGTCGCGGACCGGCACCGAGGGATACCTGCGCAAGTTGCAGCAACTGAAGTTCGCGGTCTCGCTCGAGACCAAGATGACCAAGGACCAGATCCTCGGCGGCTACCTCAATACCGTCTATATGGGCGACCAGACCTACGGTGTCGAGGCTGCGGCTCGCAACTACTTCAACGTCTCGGCCGCCAAGCTCAACCTGCAGCAGGCCGCCACCCTGGCGGGCGTGGTTCAGCGCCCCGGCGCCACGGACCCGATCCGCAATCCTGAGGCAGCCAAGGCTCGCCGCAATGTCGTCATCCAGCGGATGGTCGAGCAGAAGATGGTGACGCCGGCCGAGGGCGAAAAAGCCAAAGCCAGCCCGCTGGGGCTCAAGGAGGGCGGGCGGACTGACCAGAGCTGCGCATCCGCCAAGTACGCCTATTACTGCTACTACGTCCAGACCTGGTTGTCTCAGCAGCCTTCCCTGGGCAAGACGCCCAAGGAACGGATGCAGAAGCTGCGTAGTGGCGGCTTGATCATCCAGACCGCGCTGGACCCGAAGAAGATGGCGATCATCGACCGGGAGATCAAGAAGCGGGTTCCGGTTGGCAACGCACAGGACGTGCAGTCCTCAGCCGTCATGGTGGAGCCGGGCACCGGACTCGTCCAGGCGATCGGCCAGAACACCGAATACAGCAACTCCGGAGGTTCGGGGAAGACTTCGGTCAACTACTCCGCACCCTCCGGCGGTACCTCGGCAGGATTCCCGGTCGGGTCGGCTATCAAGATCTTCGCGATCGTCGAAGCCCTGAAGCAAGGTCGCTCGATCAACTCCACGATCAACGTGCCCCGGATGACCGCGAAGAGCGACGAGGGGTCGCCTCGCGCAGTCTTCACCCGCAGCTTGTTTAACGACGACTGCGGTCTGGGGTCAAGCGAGTTGTGGAAAGTCGGCAACTCCCACGCCTCGCCCGCTGGGCCGATGAAACTTGACCGGGCCACCGGTGAATCGGTCAACACGGCCTTTGCGCAACTCACCGGCGAGCTCGGGGCCTGCAAGGTGCGCGACACCATGACCCAACTGGGATTGACCCGGCCCACCGGCGCCCCGATCAAGGCCACCCCGTCCAACATCGTGCTCGGCAGCGACAGTTCTTCGCCGCTGGCGCTGGCCAACGCGTACGCGACCATCGCCGCCGACGGTAAAGAGTGCACCCCGCGCCCAGTGCGTGCGATCAAGACTGCCCAGGGCAAGGAAGTACCCGTCGAGGTCGCGCCGTGCAAGCAGGTCCTCAGCAAGGACGTCGCGCGCGGGACAGCGCAGCTCTTCCACGCGCCGTTCACTGAGCGTCTCGGCACCGCCCGCAAGGTCAAACTTGCAGGCGGTCGGGACGCCTTCGGCAAGA
Protein-coding regions in this window:
- a CDS encoding ArsA family ATPase is translated as MHTAPPLDADHLLGDLDLRTIVCCGSGGVGKTTTAAALAVRAAEAGRHVAVLTIDPARRLAQALGLEEMGNEPTAVTTIDTSAGGSLDAMMLDMKRTFDEVVMTHADADKAEQILANPFYQAVSSSFAGTQEYMAMERLGQLIAEQVEGQPRWDLIVVDTPPSRSALDFLDAPKRLGSFLDGRFIRLLMAPARVGGRAYVRVMSVGMSAVTSAMTKILGAQLLQDAQTFVAALDTMFGGFRERADHTYALLKDPGTAFVVVATPDRDALREASYFIERLAEEDMPLAGLVANRVQMTYVPSLSGSRAILAAESLEGSEDNGSGTWSAADTASLLRLHANLDDLGRRHAAAIGRFIAAHPTIPLVQVPTGAHDINDVDELREIGGYLTGD
- a CDS encoding WhiB family transcriptional regulator codes for the protein MTAVLPDPKVWDANWTARAVCRNGAPDELFAKGAAQQSAKVICQRCPVVAECLADALDNRTEYGVWGGMTERERRALLRRRPDVPSWASLFKAARADELAEAKER
- a CDS encoding transglycosylase domain-containing protein, which gives rise to MPSESRVAKVLSLLGAFVATSVVLGLLGAGLVLPAVGATGQATKEGVSMFKNLPGELEVNPLNQQSRILAIDGSTIATPYDENRIVVPMSKIAPVMRQAQVAIEDHRFYEHGGVDPEGIMRAFASNAVSDSTQGASTLTQQYVKVVLQDQALKRGDKDAAADAVSRTGTEGYLRKLQQLKFAVSLETKMTKDQILGGYLNTVYMGDQTYGVEAAARNYFNVSAAKLNLQQAATLAGVVQRPGATDPIRNPEAAKARRNVVIQRMVEQKMVTPAEGEKAKASPLGLKEGGRTDQSCASAKYAYYCYYVQTWLSQQPSLGKTPKERMQKLRSGGLIIQTALDPKKMAIIDREIKKRVPVGNAQDVQSSAVMVEPGTGLVQAIGQNTEYSNSGGSGKTSVNYSAPSGGTSAGFPVGSAIKIFAIVEALKQGRSINSTINVPRMTAKSDEGSPRAVFTRSLFNDDCGLGSSELWKVGNSHASPAGPMKLDRATGESVNTAFAQLTGELGACKVRDTMTQLGLTRPTGAPIKATPSNIVLGSDSSSPLALANAYATIAADGKECTPRPVRAIKTAQGKEVPVEVAPCKQVLSKDVARGTAQLFHAPFTERLGTARKVKLAGGRDAFGKTGTTQNAIASWFVGSTPQLTTAVFVGRANNQKPMKGISLGGKYYPDFIFGDTIAAPMWKEIMDATLKGTPKKSFPKPSGSIAQNSDSDTEVQVPNTAGMTPDQAQSALSAVGLVPIGPWGDNAVGGSNPKAGTEVKAGTQVRLLTPAQYSRDSE